The Porites lutea chromosome 4, jaPorLute2.1, whole genome shotgun sequence genome contains a region encoding:
- the LOC140933458 gene encoding CCR4-NOT transcription complex subunit 2-like isoform X1, which translates to MAHHRPLGDPLSGISQYSFAPRKAQQELSPGGRKNMAAIGSMRKKLTGFSDEGDDDYGSAGMYFNPSMFPPHRPEKEPHLGSLYGTPSGMQSPGPHQSNFYGSGIPGSGLPPNVNSMQVPPSAPRGMSSAQFGRSLSHPGHTHSTTSLTGSVTTPGGPSIPSSLHNMPGSQGGNLSSQSASRGILSMGPRGVMGQMPPGHLGNQSGLNSLSKTSRAISIPSSLSSAGSSRSSPVLSIGMTPAPQAPQQPQMHQPRGFNLGGNTITSSVPGPMSNFGLTRSQSTSGVSQGMGGSGLPLFSGAFAPPGAPDSPKSLRHIFSGAAQGLSDASSGGSSGLDLSEFPALANRSRIESLSRVEGVARLESIGGVSAPPSSMVSRPSYGVVSKPAEPPPDFSIHNEDFPALPGSNTFKSENQTESSTSQDPSKQVISTSAGVFPGTDLRGVSSYEQALKDVAKDSRFATGESKSSSSNTKQPPRGIQTSPSGMISNIPKGMVTDQFGMIGLLTFIRAAETEPNLVTLALGSDLTTLGLNLNSPESLYHTFGSPFADSPCRPHEIDYHVPSEYRINTFIRDKLAPIKLSRYSEDLLFYLYYTNGGDILQLAAAAELYARDWRYHKDERLWLTRAPGVEPQLKTSSYERGTYYFFDCSSWRKVAKEFHLEYDKLEDKPTLQHVSAQ; encoded by the exons ATGGCTCATCATCGCCCTTTAGGCGATCCTCTGTCAGGAATAAGTCA ATACTCATTTGCTCCTAGGAAAGCTCAACAAGAACTTTCTCCAG gtgGTAGAAAAAACATGGCAGCCATTGGTTCTATGCGAAAAAAACTTACAGGCTTTAGTGATGAGGGAGATGATGACTATGGGTCAGCTGGAATGTATTTTAATCCTTCAATGTTCCCTCCTCATCGCCCTGAGAAAGAG CCTCATCTTGGAAGCTTATATGGCACTCCGTCAGGAATGCAATCACCAGGACCTCACCAGTCAAACTTCTATGGGTCAGGAATCCCAGGCTCAG GTCTTCCTCCAAATGTCAACTCTATGCAAGTTCCACCTAGTGCTCCCCGTGGAATGTCATCAGCCCAG TTTGGAAGAAGTTTATCGCATCCTGGACACACTCACTCCACAACGTCCCTTACAGGAAGTGTGACTACTCCCGGTGGACCATCCATCCCATCAAGTCTTCATAACATGCCAGGGTCACAGGGCGGAAACCTTTCGTCTCAATCAGCCAG CCGAGGCATCTTATCGATGGGTCCTCGTGGTGTGATGGGGCAAATGCCACCTGGACACCTTGGTAACCAGAGTGGACTCAATAGTCTGTCAAAGACCAGCCGAGCTATATCCATACCATCATCTCTATCAAG TGCGGGCTCATCCAGAAGTTCTCCAGTTCTATCTATTGGAATGACACCTGCTCCACAGGCACCCCAGCAGCCACAAATGCATCAACCAAGAGGCTTTAACCTTGGGGG TAATACAATCACAAGCTCTGTGCCAGGTCCCATGTCAAATTTTGGTCTCACAAGAAGCCAGTCCACCAGTGGGGTTTCACAG GGAATGGGCGGTTCTGGACTTCCTCTTTTTTCAGGTGCTTTTGCTCCCCCAG GTGCGCCGGACTCACCAAAATCTCTTCGGCATATTTTCTCTGGAGCAGCGCAAG GGCTTTCTGATGCATCATCAGGAGGCTCCAGTGGATTAGACCTCTCTGAATTCCCTGCATTGGCAAACAGAAGCCGTATCGAGAGCTTGTCTCGTGTAGAGGGTGTGGCACGTTTGGAGAGTATAGGTGGTGTTTCTGCACCCCCAAGCAGTATGGTCAGCCGGCCAAGCTACGGTGTGGTGTCCAAGCCTGCGGAACCTCCTCCGGACTTTTCAATTCACAATGAAGACTTCCCTGCCCTTCCCGGCTCAAATACCTTTAAATCAG AAAACCAAACTGAAAGTTCTACGTCTCAAGATCCATCCAAACAA GTCATCAGTACAAGCGCCGGTGTGTTTCCTGGAACAG ATCTAAGAGGAGTTTCGTCGTATGAACAAGCGTTGAAAGATGTTGCGAAAGATTCGAG ATTTGCGACAGGAGAATCCAAGTCAAGTTCGTCAAACACCAAGCAACCACCACGAGGAATTCAAACGTCACCTTCAG GCATGATCTCCAATATTCCAAAAGGCATGGTCACAGATCAGTTTGGAATGATAGGACTTTTAACATTCATCAGGGCAGCGGAAACAGAACCAAATCTTGTCACGCTAGCGCTTGGAAG TGATCTTACAACGTTAGGACTTAACCTTAATTCCCCAGA GAGTCTTTATCACACGTTTGGTTCTCCGTTTGCAGACAGCCCTTGTAGACCGCACGAAATAG ATTATCACGTACCATCAGAGTACCGGATAAACACGTTTATCAGAGATAAG TTGGCTCCTATAAAACTTAGTCGTTACAGTGAGGATTTGCTGTTTTATCTGTACTACACCAATGGAGGAGATATTCTTCAGTTAGCTGCTGCTGCTGAACT ATACGCTCGTGACTGGCGGTACCACAAAGACGAGAGACTATGGCTTACGCGAGCTCCGGGCGTGGAACCTCAACTGAAAACAAGCTCGTATGAACGTGGAACATACTACTTCTTCGACTGTAGTTCGTGGAGAAAGGTGGCTAAGGAATTTCACTTGGAGTACGACAAGCTTGAAGACAAACCTACACTGCAACACGTGTCAGCGCAATAA
- the LOC140933458 gene encoding CCR4-NOT transcription complex subunit 2-like isoform X2: MAHHRPLGDPLSGISQYSFAPRKAQQELSPGGRKNMAAIGSMRKKLTGFSDEGDDDYGSAGMYFNPSMFPPHRPEKEPHLGSLYGTPSGMQSPGPHQSNFYGSGIPGSGLPPNVNSMQVPPSAPRGMSSAQFGRSLSHPGHTHSTTSLTGSVTTPGGPSIPSSLHNMPGSQGGNLSSQSASRGILSMGPRGVMGQMPPGHLGNQSGLNSLSKTSRAISIPSSLSSNTITSSVPGPMSNFGLTRSQSTSGVSQGMGGSGLPLFSGAFAPPGAPDSPKSLRHIFSGAAQGLSDASSGGSSGLDLSEFPALANRSRIESLSRVEGVARLESIGGVSAPPSSMVSRPSYGVVSKPAEPPPDFSIHNEDFPALPGSNTFKSENQTESSTSQDPSKQVISTSAGVFPGTDLRGVSSYEQALKDVAKDSRFATGESKSSSSNTKQPPRGIQTSPSGMISNIPKGMVTDQFGMIGLLTFIRAAETEPNLVTLALGSDLTTLGLNLNSPESLYHTFGSPFADSPCRPHEIDYHVPSEYRINTFIRDKLAPIKLSRYSEDLLFYLYYTNGGDILQLAAAAELYARDWRYHKDERLWLTRAPGVEPQLKTSSYERGTYYFFDCSSWRKVAKEFHLEYDKLEDKPTLQHVSAQ; encoded by the exons ATGGCTCATCATCGCCCTTTAGGCGATCCTCTGTCAGGAATAAGTCA ATACTCATTTGCTCCTAGGAAAGCTCAACAAGAACTTTCTCCAG gtgGTAGAAAAAACATGGCAGCCATTGGTTCTATGCGAAAAAAACTTACAGGCTTTAGTGATGAGGGAGATGATGACTATGGGTCAGCTGGAATGTATTTTAATCCTTCAATGTTCCCTCCTCATCGCCCTGAGAAAGAG CCTCATCTTGGAAGCTTATATGGCACTCCGTCAGGAATGCAATCACCAGGACCTCACCAGTCAAACTTCTATGGGTCAGGAATCCCAGGCTCAG GTCTTCCTCCAAATGTCAACTCTATGCAAGTTCCACCTAGTGCTCCCCGTGGAATGTCATCAGCCCAG TTTGGAAGAAGTTTATCGCATCCTGGACACACTCACTCCACAACGTCCCTTACAGGAAGTGTGACTACTCCCGGTGGACCATCCATCCCATCAAGTCTTCATAACATGCCAGGGTCACAGGGCGGAAACCTTTCGTCTCAATCAGCCAG CCGAGGCATCTTATCGATGGGTCCTCGTGGTGTGATGGGGCAAATGCCACCTGGACACCTTGGTAACCAGAGTGGACTCAATAGTCTGTCAAAGACCAGCCGAGCTATATCCATACCATCATCTCTATCAAG TAATACAATCACAAGCTCTGTGCCAGGTCCCATGTCAAATTTTGGTCTCACAAGAAGCCAGTCCACCAGTGGGGTTTCACAG GGAATGGGCGGTTCTGGACTTCCTCTTTTTTCAGGTGCTTTTGCTCCCCCAG GTGCGCCGGACTCACCAAAATCTCTTCGGCATATTTTCTCTGGAGCAGCGCAAG GGCTTTCTGATGCATCATCAGGAGGCTCCAGTGGATTAGACCTCTCTGAATTCCCTGCATTGGCAAACAGAAGCCGTATCGAGAGCTTGTCTCGTGTAGAGGGTGTGGCACGTTTGGAGAGTATAGGTGGTGTTTCTGCACCCCCAAGCAGTATGGTCAGCCGGCCAAGCTACGGTGTGGTGTCCAAGCCTGCGGAACCTCCTCCGGACTTTTCAATTCACAATGAAGACTTCCCTGCCCTTCCCGGCTCAAATACCTTTAAATCAG AAAACCAAACTGAAAGTTCTACGTCTCAAGATCCATCCAAACAA GTCATCAGTACAAGCGCCGGTGTGTTTCCTGGAACAG ATCTAAGAGGAGTTTCGTCGTATGAACAAGCGTTGAAAGATGTTGCGAAAGATTCGAG ATTTGCGACAGGAGAATCCAAGTCAAGTTCGTCAAACACCAAGCAACCACCACGAGGAATTCAAACGTCACCTTCAG GCATGATCTCCAATATTCCAAAAGGCATGGTCACAGATCAGTTTGGAATGATAGGACTTTTAACATTCATCAGGGCAGCGGAAACAGAACCAAATCTTGTCACGCTAGCGCTTGGAAG TGATCTTACAACGTTAGGACTTAACCTTAATTCCCCAGA GAGTCTTTATCACACGTTTGGTTCTCCGTTTGCAGACAGCCCTTGTAGACCGCACGAAATAG ATTATCACGTACCATCAGAGTACCGGATAAACACGTTTATCAGAGATAAG TTGGCTCCTATAAAACTTAGTCGTTACAGTGAGGATTTGCTGTTTTATCTGTACTACACCAATGGAGGAGATATTCTTCAGTTAGCTGCTGCTGCTGAACT ATACGCTCGTGACTGGCGGTACCACAAAGACGAGAGACTATGGCTTACGCGAGCTCCGGGCGTGGAACCTCAACTGAAAACAAGCTCGTATGAACGTGGAACATACTACTTCTTCGACTGTAGTTCGTGGAGAAAGGTGGCTAAGGAATTTCACTTGGAGTACGACAAGCTTGAAGACAAACCTACACTGCAACACGTGTCAGCGCAATAA